In Maridesulfovibrio sp., the following proteins share a genomic window:
- the purB gene encoding adenylosuccinate lyase, with amino-acid sequence MIERYTRPAMGELWTLENRFRVWLEVEIAVCEAWHKLGRIPSKDMEIIREKADFELDRILEIEEKTKHDVIAFLTAVEEKVGPSSRFIHLGCTSSDIVDTANGVMLSRAGKMILDDLDEFLEALKDMAHANKGRMCIGRTHGIHAEPTSFGLKMAGFYAEFSRHRERIADALKSVSVGKISGAVGTYAMLDPEVERITCELLGLGVDPISTQIVQRDRHADFFTALGLLGGGIERLGVELRHLQRTEVLEVEEGFSKGQKGSSAMPHKKNPISAENLCGLSRLLRTNGLVAMENMPLWHERDISHSSVERVIMPDSTILADYILGRMTGVIKRLKINGDNMDRNLMASYGLFYSQRVLIALVETGLERQKAYEMVQKVAMHCWENKVFFPDEVRKDETISSHLDSGALGEAFDMGYYTRYEDMIFKRVFA; translated from the coding sequence ATGATTGAAAGATATACCCGTCCCGCAATGGGTGAACTGTGGACTCTGGAAAACCGTTTCAGAGTTTGGCTTGAAGTTGAAATCGCTGTTTGCGAAGCATGGCACAAACTTGGCCGTATTCCCTCGAAAGATATGGAAATTATCCGTGAAAAAGCTGATTTTGAGCTGGATCGTATCCTTGAAATAGAGGAAAAAACCAAGCACGACGTCATCGCTTTTCTGACTGCTGTGGAAGAGAAGGTCGGTCCTTCTTCCCGTTTCATTCATCTCGGTTGCACTTCTTCCGACATTGTGGATACCGCTAACGGTGTTATGCTCAGCCGTGCGGGTAAGATGATTCTTGACGATCTTGATGAATTCCTTGAAGCCCTCAAAGATATGGCGCACGCCAACAAGGGCCGCATGTGCATTGGCCGTACCCACGGTATTCACGCCGAGCCTACCAGCTTCGGTCTGAAAATGGCCGGGTTCTACGCTGAGTTTTCCCGTCATCGTGAGCGCATTGCCGATGCACTGAAGAGCGTAAGCGTTGGTAAAATATCCGGTGCTGTCGGAACTTATGCCATGCTCGATCCCGAAGTGGAGCGTATCACCTGCGAACTTCTCGGGCTTGGTGTTGACCCTATCTCCACCCAGATTGTCCAGCGTGACCGGCATGCTGATTTTTTTACTGCCCTCGGCCTGCTCGGCGGTGGTATCGAACGTCTTGGTGTAGAACTGCGTCACCTGCAGCGTACTGAGGTGCTGGAAGTAGAGGAAGGTTTCAGCAAGGGCCAGAAAGGTTCTTCCGCCATGCCTCACAAAAAGAACCCCATTTCCGCAGAGAACCTTTGCGGCCTTTCCCGTCTGCTGCGTACCAATGGCCTTGTCGCCATGGAAAATATGCCCCTTTGGCACGAACGTGACATCAGCCATTCCTCCGTGGAAAGGGTTATCATGCCTGATTCCACCATTCTTGCCGACTACATTCTCGGCCGCATGACCGGAGTGATAAAAAGGTTGAAGATCAACGGTGACAACATGGATCGCAACTTGATGGCATCTTATGGCCTGTTTTATTCCCAGCGGGTGCTTATTGCTCTGGTTGAGACCGGTCTTGAGCGTCAGAAGGCATATGAGATGGTTCAGAAAGTCGCCATGCATTGCTGGGAAAACAAAGTCTTTTTCCCTGATGAAGTCCGCAAAGATGAAACAATCAGTTCCCACCTTGATAGCGGAGCGCTGGGTGAAGCCTTTGATATGGGCTACTACACTCGCTATGAAGATATGATTTTCAAAAGAGTGTTCGCTTAA
- a CDS encoding M99 family carboxypeptidase catalytic domain-containing protein has translation MKYILCRAFLISVFIFCLAFPATAQQVKNYTFFEGTQYPLRVTWVFGDEPGPTIMVQGGIQGDELSGFFTAQLLTRCKVRKGSLIIVPRANEPSILRRARQINVDLNRRFDKEYNSFYEDRLARAIRFLISGAEGFIHLHEGSGFYNPKYVNSLRNPKRYGQSLIIDAAVYKDIKLADMCDRAIAMLNTQIKNPSYYFTLFNTDTFAKATQYPEMLKSLTCYALHERGIPAMAVEVSKDINDLGWKVNQQLRATVYLLREFGIELDVPDFTFPNSPTGKGFEILINGRPLRGNSIELVRGAPVSTSGKAVAESGLDPAVAVFASDRPNLNLLTAPRMALSQFPALEVRIDGSRQAKTNVNWKGSKPDLPEVNGPVFLCWLNGQPQFISAGGTLKVVEGDQIILEGILGSSREEILNLKGFVASVTVNSGQDVGYEIIADPSNFMEKYMLEGQDGISRYRVVRETPGKKRSEFYLVISPREIKALELKDEGGNHDFVNWESGQQKLIRPDSYALADVWSNGDRCKIQAFVDNIPISWGETFSVRPGKETVLTMRHATTFVPVGQMVFKGTDYLQSQLDQ, from the coding sequence GTGAAGTATATCCTTTGTCGCGCGTTCTTAATTAGTGTTTTTATCTTCTGTCTTGCTTTTCCGGCAACTGCGCAGCAGGTAAAGAATTACACCTTTTTCGAAGGTACACAGTATCCTTTACGGGTGACCTGGGTCTTCGGTGATGAACCGGGACCTACAATCATGGTTCAGGGCGGTATTCAGGGAGATGAGCTTTCCGGTTTCTTTACAGCCCAGCTGCTGACCCGGTGCAAAGTCCGCAAAGGTAGTCTTATCATTGTTCCGCGGGCCAACGAGCCGTCTATTCTTAGACGTGCCCGCCAGATTAATGTCGATCTTAACCGCCGTTTCGATAAGGAATACAACAGTTTTTATGAGGATCGCCTCGCACGGGCTATTCGTTTTCTGATTTCCGGTGCCGAAGGTTTTATCCACCTTCATGAGGGCAGCGGATTCTACAATCCCAAATACGTTAACAGTTTGCGCAATCCCAAGCGTTACGGACAGTCGCTCATAATTGATGCCGCAGTATACAAGGACATCAAGTTGGCAGATATGTGTGACCGGGCTATCGCTATGTTGAATACGCAGATAAAGAACCCGTCATATTATTTTACTCTTTTTAATACCGATACTTTTGCCAAAGCTACGCAGTACCCGGAAATGCTGAAGTCTTTGACCTGTTATGCCTTGCATGAGCGTGGTATTCCGGCCATGGCTGTTGAAGTAAGTAAAGATATCAATGATCTCGGCTGGAAAGTAAATCAGCAGCTGCGGGCTACAGTTTACCTGCTGCGGGAGTTCGGTATCGAGTTGGATGTTCCCGATTTTACTTTTCCCAACTCCCCCACCGGAAAAGGTTTTGAAATACTGATCAACGGCAGACCGTTGCGTGGCAATAGTATTGAGCTTGTGCGCGGTGCTCCGGTCTCCACTTCCGGAAAAGCTGTTGCCGAATCAGGTCTTGATCCTGCGGTTGCGGTTTTTGCCAGTGACCGTCCCAACCTCAATCTGCTTACTGCCCCGCGCATGGCTTTGTCCCAGTTTCCTGCTCTGGAAGTACGCATTGACGGCAGCAGACAAGCCAAGACCAATGTTAACTGGAAAGGCAGCAAGCCGGATCTTCCGGAAGTAAACGGTCCTGTTTTTCTCTGTTGGCTTAATGGGCAGCCGCAGTTCATCAGTGCTGGTGGCACTCTGAAAGTCGTAGAAGGTGATCAGATTATTCTGGAGGGTATCCTTGGCAGCAGCAGGGAGGAGATTCTGAACCTCAAGGGTTTTGTTGCTTCCGTCACGGTAAATAGCGGACAGGATGTCGGGTATGAGATTATCGCCGATCCTTCCAATTTTATGGAAAAATACATGCTTGAAGGACAGGACGGTATTTCCAGGTACCGCGTTGTGCGTGAAACTCCCGGCAAAAAACGTTCAGAATTCTATTTGGTTATTTCGCCTCGTGAAATTAAGGCGCTTGAATTAAAGGACGAGGGCGGCAATCACGACTTTGTTAATTGGGAAAGCGGACAACAGAAGCTTATCCGCCCGGATTCCTACGCACTTGCTGATGTGTGGAGTAACGGGGACCGTTGCAAAATACAGGCTTTTGTTGATAATATCCCAATCTCATGGGGTGAAACATTTTCAGTACGTCCCGGAAAAGAAACTGTGCTGACCATGCGTCATGCCACTACCTTTGTTCCGGTGGGACAAATGGTTTTTAAAGGCACGGATTATCTACAATCTCAGCTTGATCAGTAG
- a CDS encoding C40 family peptidase, translating to MAVKRSIVQTARAQIGKTYKWGGASPSEGFDCSGLVWWVYRRHGIDVPRVSWQQNRVGVPVVRSRIQAGDIVIFKIPGQGKTLHTGVYSGNGYSFIHSPKSGHSVREESMEKNYWRKYYIGARRVIK from the coding sequence ATGGCGGTCAAAAGGTCGATAGTACAGACTGCACGGGCCCAGATCGGCAAGACATATAAGTGGGGCGGTGCTTCGCCGTCGGAGGGGTTTGATTGCTCAGGTCTTGTCTGGTGGGTTTACCGGAGGCATGGGATCGATGTCCCACGTGTTTCATGGCAACAGAACAGAGTTGGGGTTCCGGTGGTACGCAGCAGGATTCAGGCCGGGGATATTGTGATTTTTAAAATTCCGGGTCAGGGCAAGACACTTCATACCGGGGTCTATTCCGGTAACGGGTACTCGTTTATTCACAGTCCCAAGAGCGGGCACAGTGTTCGTGAAGAATCCATGGAAAAGAATTACTGGCGCAAATATTACATAGGCGCGCGAAGGGTTATCAAATAA
- a CDS encoding AzlC family ABC transporter permease, with translation MESVMNSSKIKRNSVLGSAFKQALPIVLGYLPVGFAYGVLARKSGISIDNTVLMSLIVFAGSAQFIAVGLIASGASALSVIITTFIVNLRHMLMSAALSPYLRKWTKLELAGFTFQLTDESFAVHSTRFANGDTHKGESFLINSIAQAAWVGGTVLGIFSSTLINDVKPMGLDYALPAMFIALLIFQIKDKSHIIVGLITGLLSTALALGGAGQWNVIIATLIGATLGAAVKWGNK, from the coding sequence ATGGAATCAGTTATGAATTCCTCAAAGATAAAACGAAACAGTGTACTGGGTTCAGCATTTAAACAGGCTCTGCCCATCGTTCTGGGTTATCTGCCTGTGGGCTTTGCCTACGGTGTTCTGGCTCGTAAATCAGGGATTTCCATCGATAACACAGTGCTTATGTCCCTGATCGTTTTTGCCGGATCAGCGCAGTTTATTGCAGTTGGACTCATTGCCTCCGGGGCATCCGCCCTATCTGTCATCATAACGACATTTATCGTAAACCTGCGCCACATGCTTATGTCCGCGGCTCTTTCCCCTTACCTGCGAAAATGGACCAAACTGGAACTGGCCGGTTTTACTTTCCAGCTCACAGACGAAAGTTTTGCTGTTCACTCCACCCGCTTCGCCAATGGAGATACGCATAAGGGAGAAAGTTTTCTTATCAACTCTATCGCCCAAGCAGCATGGGTAGGTGGGACTGTACTGGGTATTTTTTCCAGCACGCTCATAAACGATGTTAAGCCCATGGGCCTTGATTACGCTCTTCCGGCCATGTTCATCGCGCTACTCATTTTCCAGATCAAGGATAAAAGCCACATAATCGTAGGACTCATCACCGGACTGCTCTCTACTGCACTGGCTCTTGGCGGCGCAGGACAGTGGAATGTAATTATCGCCACACTGATCGGCGCAACACTCGGCGCGGCAGTAAAATGGGGGAATAAATAA
- a CDS encoding complex I subunit 1 family protein yields the protein MKTIILMILGIVIAPVLGGLIAGLDRRLTARLQSRFGPPLMQPFYDVAKLFGKEKVVSNFWQVFCAWIYVIAAALSVGLLFAGSDLLLIFFVQAIGAVFLVMGGLSTPSPYSQVGSQRELIQVLTYEPLLILVFASIFMVTGSFRVDEILAYEQPLLVQLPLMFIVLGYALTIKLRKSPFDFSTSHHGHQEIVKGLLTEFSGPYLGIIEIGHWYETIFILGICALFWHTSLVGCVLLIASTYFAELIIDNTMARMTWRWMLKYVWSIGLAMSFVNLIWLYAG from the coding sequence ATGAAAACAATAATTCTCATGATACTCGGCATCGTTATTGCGCCTGTGCTGGGTGGCCTTATCGCCGGTCTGGACAGACGCCTAACCGCGCGTTTGCAGTCCCGGTTCGGTCCTCCGCTCATGCAGCCTTTCTACGATGTTGCCAAACTGTTTGGTAAAGAAAAAGTTGTCAGCAACTTCTGGCAGGTTTTCTGCGCATGGATTTATGTCATTGCCGCAGCCCTGTCCGTAGGTCTGCTCTTCGCAGGCAGTGACCTGCTCCTGATCTTCTTTGTTCAGGCCATCGGAGCTGTATTCCTGGTCATGGGTGGTCTTTCCACCCCTTCCCCATACAGTCAGGTGGGTTCCCAGCGCGAGCTGATTCAGGTCCTTACTTATGAGCCTCTTCTCATCCTCGTTTTCGCATCCATCTTCATGGTAACCGGAAGCTTCAGAGTTGACGAGATCCTCGCCTACGAACAACCCCTGCTCGTGCAGCTGCCGCTCATGTTTATTGTGCTCGGCTATGCTTTGACCATCAAACTGAGAAAATCACCCTTTGACTTCTCCACCTCCCATCACGGGCACCAGGAGATCGTCAAGGGTCTGCTTACCGAGTTCTCCGGTCCGTATCTCGGCATCATCGAAATCGGCCACTGGTACGAGACCATCTTCATCCTCGGTATCTGCGCCCTGTTCTGGCACACAAGCCTCGTGGGTTGCGTACTCCTGATCGCTTCTACCTACTTTGCAGAACTGATCATCGATAACACTATGGCGCGCATGACCTGGCGCTGGATGCTGAAATACGTATGGAGCATCGGTCTGGCCATGTCTTTCGTCAACCTCATCTGGCTGTACGCAGGTTAA
- a CDS encoding HDIG domain-containing metalloprotein — translation MISRDEALELLKSNVTEENLIQHSLESEAVLGALAEKLGQDVELWSMTGLLHDLDYSQTANTPEKHGLVAAEMLEGKLPEEAIQAIRAHNGDMTGVTPQSDFDFALRCGETVTGLIHANALMRPEKMNGMQPKSLKKKMKAKAFAASVDREIIKECDKIGLELGDFFALSIGAVTKIAPEVGLE, via the coding sequence ATGATTTCACGCGATGAAGCCCTTGAACTTCTCAAATCGAATGTAACTGAAGAAAACCTGATCCAGCACTCCCTTGAATCCGAGGCGGTACTTGGCGCGCTGGCTGAAAAACTTGGACAGGATGTTGAACTCTGGTCCATGACCGGCCTGCTGCACGATCTCGACTACAGCCAGACCGCTAACACCCCGGAAAAGCACGGACTGGTAGCGGCTGAGATGCTTGAAGGTAAACTACCCGAAGAAGCGATCCAAGCCATCCGTGCCCACAACGGCGACATGACCGGAGTAACACCGCAGTCTGATTTTGACTTTGCCCTGCGTTGCGGCGAAACCGTAACCGGACTTATCCACGCAAACGCGCTCATGCGTCCTGAGAAAATGAACGGTATGCAACCAAAGAGTCTTAAGAAAAAGATGAAAGCCAAAGCTTTCGCCGCCAGTGTCGACCGTGAGATAATTAAGGAATGTGACAAAATAGGACTCGAACTCGGGGACTTCTTCGCCTTATCCATCGGAGCCGTAACCAAAATCGCGCCTGAAGTCGGTTTAGAATAA
- a CDS encoding L,D-transpeptidase family protein, with the protein MIDVFRFFIAVCFLLMCSTATVHAHGWDSVIEPTPLVPDYILAVDKESQKLHLLVHQSPLHAETSFSCATGQAPGDKEVEGDLKTPEGVYFTTGKRIGLKDYELYGKMAFPLDFPNPVDRIKGKTGYGIWIHGRGKKLVPMDTKGCVALANDDINYLDETIKPGAPVIIGQKVSWEKSSDVQSSDSLELEGLVHKWASDWENRDNGFFEAYSPDLFAKSENRSFSAFKNRKKRIFSQTEWIDIEIYNLHALRGPDYWVTWFDQYYRSGRLSSSSSKRLYWQKVDGRWKIVGREYGPSINSLKNKYLATKQSGVEKFLDKWKQSWLSADLDSYISLYDPGARQGRLKGADSIRDNKISIWKDRSPTAVNFGKISLHEHPNGLEAVFRQEYSDSSGYSDMGLKKMVLRPHLDGWLIVDEQWRKL; encoded by the coding sequence ATGATAGATGTTTTTAGATTTTTTATTGCAGTGTGTTTTCTGCTGATGTGTTCTACGGCCACTGTGCATGCGCATGGGTGGGATTCTGTAATAGAGCCGACCCCGCTGGTCCCTGATTACATTCTTGCCGTTGATAAGGAATCACAGAAACTGCATCTGTTGGTTCACCAAAGTCCGTTGCATGCTGAAACCAGCTTCTCATGCGCAACCGGACAGGCTCCCGGTGATAAGGAAGTCGAGGGTGATCTGAAAACACCTGAGGGTGTTTATTTCACAACAGGCAAAAGAATCGGTCTCAAGGATTACGAATTATACGGGAAGATGGCTTTTCCGCTCGATTTCCCGAATCCTGTCGATCGCATCAAAGGTAAGACCGGTTATGGCATCTGGATTCATGGTCGAGGTAAGAAACTTGTGCCAATGGATACCAAGGGATGCGTGGCGCTGGCTAATGATGATATTAATTACCTTGATGAAACTATCAAGCCTGGAGCTCCTGTAATTATCGGCCAGAAGGTAAGCTGGGAGAAGAGCAGTGACGTGCAGTCCTCTGATTCCCTTGAACTCGAAGGTCTTGTTCATAAATGGGCTTCTGACTGGGAGAACCGTGATAATGGTTTTTTCGAGGCTTATTCACCAGATCTGTTTGCCAAGTCGGAGAATCGGTCATTTTCAGCATTCAAAAATAGAAAAAAAAGAATATTTTCCCAGACAGAATGGATTGATATTGAAATCTATAACCTGCATGCCCTTCGCGGTCCCGATTACTGGGTTACATGGTTTGACCAGTACTACCGGTCAGGCAGACTTTCTTCTTCATCCTCGAAGCGGCTTTACTGGCAGAAAGTAGATGGCCGTTGGAAGATTGTAGGGCGTGAATACGGGCCGTCTATCAATTCCTTAAAAAATAAATACCTCGCGACCAAACAGTCCGGAGTTGAAAAATTCCTTGATAAATGGAAACAAAGCTGGCTTTCGGCTGATCTGGATAGCTATATTTCACTATACGATCCCGGCGCACGGCAGGGCCGTTTGAAAGGCGCTGATTCCATCAGGGATAATAAGATTTCCATATGGAAAGATCGCAGTCCTACGGCTGTAAATTTTGGTAAGATTTCTCTGCATGAACATCCGAATGGGTTGGAGGCTGTTTTCAGGCAGGAATATTCAGATTCTTCCGGATATAGTGATATGGGTTTGAAAAAAATGGTTCTTCGTCCGCACCTGGACGGCTGGCTGATCGTTGATGAACAATGGAGAAAGCTCTAA
- a CDS encoding AzlD domain-containing protein, which produces MDQQTILFTLFGMMAVTYIPRMLPAMALSSRDLPPLVVKWLSYVPTAVLSALLAPSLLAPEGVIDISFGNLYFWVAVPTFAVAMFTRNFFGTVAVGMGLVAAARYFL; this is translated from the coding sequence ATGGACCAACAGACAATACTCTTCACCCTTTTCGGCATGATGGCCGTGACTTACATCCCGCGCATGCTTCCGGCTATGGCCCTGAGTTCCCGCGACCTGCCCCCGCTGGTGGTAAAATGGCTGTCCTACGTCCCCACTGCGGTGCTCTCGGCCCTGCTGGCCCCGTCACTGCTGGCGCCCGAAGGGGTTATAGATATCAGCTTCGGCAACCTTTACTTCTGGGTAGCAGTGCCTACATTTGCGGTGGCCATGTTCACCCGCAACTTTTTCGGTACAGTAGCTGTCGGCATGGGACTGGTGGCTGCTGCCAGATATTTCCTGTAA
- a CDS encoding zinc ribbon domain-containing protein, with protein sequence MPIYEYQCHECQQIFEEWQTSFKDQELECPVCGGVATKVLSHSTFVLKGGGWYSSGYCKTDSAAGKTGNSSPAGSGASASTSSDSSAKSSDSASS encoded by the coding sequence ATGCCGATTTATGAATACCAATGTCATGAATGTCAGCAGATATTTGAAGAATGGCAGACAAGCTTTAAAGATCAGGAGCTGGAATGTCCGGTCTGCGGTGGTGTTGCCACCAAGGTCCTTTCTCATTCCACTTTTGTTCTGAAGGGCGGAGGCTGGTATTCTTCAGGGTACTGCAAAACCGATTCGGCTGCCGGAAAAACCGGCAACTCCAGTCCGGCAGGAAGCGGTGCCAGTGCATCTACATCCTCGGACTCTTCCGCAAAGAGTTCCGACAGCGCATCAAGCTAG
- a CDS encoding proton-conducting transporter membrane subunit encodes MLPMMLVMAILLPLVAAVGCYFLRISAIRTMIVLGTGVVLAAVSLALLGQGSFTYSPGTIIGISWDSLVTLADFALLFVMLYYAFKLKNQLIKILVILQIIPLAAFELFFIDHAVETPAIFADSLSLIMVAIISIIGSLICFFAIPYMKEHEEHLHLVKSRQPQFFFFLVLFLGAMNGLVLSNNILWLYFFFEVTTFCSFMLIGHDQTQIAVKNATRALLLNALGGVAFVFGMIWAYAETGTLDLQVIIQAGPMGGLMLAPLGLLCLAGFTKAAQVPFQSWLLGAMVAPTPVSALLHSSTMVKAGVYIVLRLAPAYAGTFLSQGVALCGAFTFLACAAIAVSQSNGKKILAYSTISNLGLIICCAGLNTTWAITAAIILIIFHAASKALLFLCVGTIEHGIGSRDIEDMHGLYLKMPRTAVITIVGVLTMLLPPFGVLLGKWMAIESASGDMFVITMLAMGSAVSLVFWARWAGILLTAPLRDKVPAESQAILTRLSLTALAGIAVILSFFSPVIYTKLIEPMVGKSYEVTAGVFTSPMGVFAVYPIFIVLAAAFIYSWIETKKSATDKTSQTYMCGANVPEAGVQSFIGPMNGPVELKASNYYMTEFFGEEKLTLWVNFVALALIVLMLGGAL; translated from the coding sequence ATGTTGCCCATGATGTTAGTTATGGCCATCTTGTTGCCCTTGGTGGCTGCTGTCGGCTGCTATTTTCTGCGCATAAGTGCGATCAGAACAATGATCGTTCTCGGCACAGGTGTAGTTCTTGCCGCGGTTTCCCTTGCCCTGCTCGGTCAAGGGTCTTTTACCTATTCTCCAGGTACAATTATTGGAATCAGCTGGGATTCCCTCGTAACCCTGGCGGATTTTGCCCTGCTTTTCGTAATGCTTTATTACGCGTTCAAACTCAAAAACCAGCTGATCAAGATCCTTGTGATCTTACAGATCATCCCGCTGGCTGCGTTTGAACTGTTCTTCATCGACCATGCAGTTGAGACTCCCGCTATTTTTGCGGACAGCCTCTCCCTGATAATGGTTGCCATCATCTCAATCATCGGGTCGCTGATCTGTTTCTTCGCGATTCCGTACATGAAAGAGCATGAAGAACATCTGCACTTGGTAAAGTCACGCCAACCGCAATTCTTTTTCTTTCTCGTTCTGTTCCTCGGAGCTATGAACGGGCTGGTCCTGTCCAACAACATTCTCTGGCTCTACTTCTTCTTCGAAGTCACCACTTTCTGTTCTTTCATGCTCATCGGGCATGACCAGACCCAGATTGCGGTCAAGAACGCCACCCGCGCCCTGCTGCTCAATGCACTTGGCGGAGTTGCTTTCGTCTTCGGTATGATCTGGGCCTATGCTGAAACCGGAACCCTTGATCTGCAGGTCATTATTCAGGCCGGTCCCATGGGCGGCCTCATGCTTGCTCCTCTGGGCCTGCTCTGTCTCGCCGGATTCACCAAAGCGGCTCAGGTTCCTTTCCAGAGCTGGCTGCTCGGTGCGATGGTGGCGCCTACTCCGGTTTCCGCATTACTCCACTCCTCAACCATGGTTAAAGCCGGTGTTTACATCGTGCTCAGACTGGCTCCCGCTTACGCAGGGACTTTCCTTAGCCAAGGGGTGGCTCTCTGTGGTGCATTCACTTTTCTGGCCTGCGCCGCTATTGCGGTCAGCCAGAGCAACGGTAAGAAAATTCTTGCCTATTCCACTATCAGTAACCTCGGTCTGATTATCTGCTGTGCCGGCCTCAATACTACTTGGGCTATCACCGCAGCTATCATCCTGATTATCTTCCACGCAGCCTCCAAGGCCCTGCTCTTTCTGTGCGTCGGCACAATCGAGCACGGTATCGGCAGCCGCGACATCGAAGACATGCACGGTCTGTACCTCAAGATGCCCCGCACTGCGGTTATCACCATCGTAGGCGTCCTGACCATGCTACTGCCCCCATTCGGTGTTCTGCTAGGTAAGTGGATGGCTATCGAATCCGCATCCGGAGACATGTTCGTTATCACCATGCTCGCTATGGGTAGTGCCGTTTCTCTGGTCTTCTGGGCCAGATGGGCAGGGATCCTGCTTACAGCCCCCCTGCGCGACAAGGTTCCTGCGGAATCACAGGCAATCCTGACCAGACTCTCGCTTACCGCTCTTGCCGGTATTGCTGTGATTCTGTCTTTCTTCTCCCCTGTGATCTACACCAAGCTCATTGAGCCTATGGTTGGCAAATCCTATGAAGTAACTGCTGGAGTATTCACATCACCCATGGGTGTTTTTGCTGTATACCCCATTTTCATAGTACTCGCCGCCGCGTTCATCTACTCATGGATTGAGACCAAGAAGTCTGCAACCGATAAGACTTCCCAGACTTACATGTGTGGTGCCAACGTTCCTGAAGCAGGTGTTCAGTCCTTTATCGGACCCATGAACGGACCTGTGGAGCTCAAGGCAAGCAACTACTACATGACCGAGTTCTTCGGCGAAGAAAAACTCACTCTGTGGGTCAACTTCGTTGCACTTGCTCTCATCGTTCTTATGCTGGGAGGGGCTCTGTAA
- a CDS encoding sugar phosphate isomerase/epimerase family protein has translation MKPEFETCYVNLPLRYIYNTPEYLDFFIENSIQPELGLDCLGDECLSMDWLLTIRDRLTEAELGCTVHLPFLDLKPSSLNPAIRNASIDTLNTAFELAKLFSPKRMVMHPSFTSWLELPLFERSYAHCVEGIRRLSSFWPDHPPLCLENTYEFTPDAIVRLVKDLDRDNIGICFDLGHWHSFSKGCENGDFDMWFDAFAPYIKHMHLHDNNGSKDEHLALGRGSIDWAHIVARIGELDPLPTFTLEPHNRDDFIVTYAYFKEHVAARLF, from the coding sequence ATGAAGCCTGAGTTTGAAACCTGCTATGTAAATCTGCCATTACGATATATTTACAATACTCCAGAGTATCTGGATTTTTTTATTGAAAATTCCATTCAGCCGGAATTGGGACTGGATTGCCTTGGTGATGAGTGTCTGAGCATGGATTGGCTGCTGACTATCCGGGATCGCCTTACTGAGGCTGAGCTTGGTTGTACAGTGCATCTTCCTTTTCTGGACCTGAAGCCGTCCAGTCTTAATCCTGCCATCCGCAATGCCTCTATCGACACCCTGAATACTGCATTTGAACTGGCAAAACTCTTTTCCCCGAAACGGATGGTCATGCATCCTTCATTCACTTCTTGGCTGGAGTTACCGTTGTTTGAAAGGTCCTACGCCCATTGTGTTGAAGGAATTCGGCGCCTGAGCAGCTTCTGGCCGGATCATCCTCCGCTTTGCCTTGAAAATACATATGAATTTACCCCGGATGCCATTGTGCGGCTGGTTAAGGATCTGGATCGCGATAACATCGGTATCTGTTTTGATCTCGGTCACTGGCACTCATTCTCAAAAGGCTGTGAAAATGGTGATTTTGATATGTGGTTCGATGCATTTGCTCCGTATATCAAACATATGCATCTGCACGATAATAACGGCAGCAAAGATGAACACCTCGCTCTTGGACGGGGAAGCATTGACTGGGCGCACATAGTGGCACGTATTGGTGAACTTGATCCTTTGCCGACATTCACGCTCGAACCCCATAACCGGGATGATTTTATCGTGACCTATGCTTATTTCAAGGAGCACGTGGCAGCTAGGTTGTTTTAA